ctgtgggaagagaaagaatgggTAGCACACAGCAGGTAAGAGCCTGGGAAGGCAAAGATGTGGCCCCCAGAGAAACTGAAGATGGGGAACTCCTACATCCAGGATTTAGCCTCCCACCCCTACAGGGAACAAAGCCCAGGAGCCTCACTTCAGTCCTAAGAGCCTGGAAGACTGGGTCTATGGCTACACCCTGGGGGCCAGGCTCGTAGGCCAGACCACCATACCTGCACAGGAACATTCTGGAGATGCACTTCTTTCCCACACAGCCGCTTACCCCTGCACCCCAATCACACCACGGCCTAGCTTAGCCAGCTTTACCCACCAGCTCACACCCCCTAGAGCCCCCCCGTGGGATTCACTATTGTACACTAGCAGCTGGCCCTCCTCACTGGAGCCCACTCAGGtcccctgtccccttcccctcGGGCCTCACATCCCTGATCTCACCTACACTGGCCTCTTATCTGGCTGCTCTCCTCACATGCCCCTATGTCCCCTTCTAAACGCACATGTTTGGGGAGCAAATGTGTGCTTCCATCACAAAATGCTTCCTGGGTCCCAAAAAAGGGGGAGtgtttgttgggggtggggaatgcCTGGGTGTCCCTGGGTTCTGGAGTCTGAGAGCCAGCAGGGCTGGATGAGTGAACTTTCCTGGACCCGTTGGCTCAAAAGGGTGGTGAGGAGGGGGGTCCCCGCGGCAACCGGCAGGGGCGGAGGGGAGACGTGCGGCCCCAGCCCGTCCCTTTCAGGGGGGACTCATGCATCAAACTTCAATTTTCCGGACGATtgaattagtgattttttttctcctgaactAAAATACACTTAAGTCTTTGGGATTAATTACCACGTTCTGGTCCCTCAGACTGGAGTATTACTTATCGGAGCTGCGTCTGACACTGGCCCGACACCTCGTAAAATAAGGAACTGCGCCTCCCGGCCTCACCCGACGCCGACCGCTAGGCCACCGCGCCGAGGAAGGCGGAACCACAGGCGCAGTGGAGGCATGCTCCAGCCGCACAGCTCGACCTGTCCGCGCTCGGAGGGGGCTCCAGTCCCCGGAAGCAGTCGTGTCCCGGGACTCAACAAGCTTCGCCAAGGCCCGGGACGCAACCGAGAAGGGAGAGACAAAGCCTGATCTCCTCCCTTGGTCAACCAGGAACCGAAAGTGGGTCCGCACAGGGCCCGGATTCCCAAGGAAACAAATCTGCATTGGTCCCAAGCAGTGTGGGAACTCTGGGCGAAGAGCCGAGCCTTAACGAACTTCACCCAGAATGGGTGTGGATTCCACAGCCCTGCACACGACCCATGTCACATTCAGACACGAACAAGAAACAGATAGGCAAGGTCCACGGCCAGCTCGCACAGAGCCCACTCCTTGAGCGTGCTAACAGCACACAACCTCACCCGAGAGACAGGCACCCCATGAGAACCTCTAGGGTGTCACCTGGAGTTCAAGGCCCTCTTGCGTCATAGGCCCCAGAGGCAAGACCTGGGTGGTGGCCCAGGCCGTTTGAGCTCCCCTGGACCGCGTGCCGGCCATGAGCTAGCTAAGAAGAAGACCGGCTAGAGTCCTGGCCTCCCTGGATCGAAGCCCCTTAGCCCTCACCCACAGTTAGCGCTTTCGCCTGCCTTGTGCTTGACCCAGCTTGGAGGTGAGCCCCAATCTGTGGTGCTGGAGTCAGGCCTGGGTAACCTCACCCCGGCGCTCTTCAGAAGCCCAGCGGCAGCAGGGCAGAAGCACCGAGTTCAGCAGAGCCTAGGAGACCGCGGAGTGTCTCTGACACTCTCCCAAAATGATGGTGCTCAGAGCTCATGTGGTGACCGGTGCTCCCCAGCTGGGGCTCAGCCTGGGGTCGGGTacacctctctccttccctcccctctagACGGTCACTCTGGTCTTCAACTCGATTTCCTTTCTCGCCCACAGACACAACGAATTGCTTCTGTCTCTCCGGGCCTGAATCTTATGCCTCCTCCTCCAAGAAGCCATCCCCACCCTTGAGCCCGAAGTCGGGTCTCAGCATTTTGCAAGCAGCACTTCCCTCCTGGTCGCCGACGATTTCCTAACATTCTCGGGTGCTTCCGGGCCCGGCAGATTAGATTGGGAGCTTCTTGAGGGCAGCGACCAGATCTACGTCGTTTCAATTTCCCTCGACACCTGCACACAATAAATATCTGCTGAAtcgattcccccccccctttattttaTTAATCCTTCTCCTTCcgtcttcccttctttcttctcctccttccttcctccctcgttattttttatttcttggttatATTCAATTGTCATGTTTTTCAGGCTCATTAAATCCATTTAGAGACAAAAGAataaaaggcagaagagaaagggagggggagggagggagggggaggggaggggaggaggccagAGAAGCAAACAAATAACCCGCTTTAACTAGACGGGCGGATAAATGGCCCCGTTTCTCCTCAGCCCCGATGCGCCTGCTTAGCTGCGCGCCCCGCGGGCGCCGCAGCTCGGGTGGGCTCAGCCCTGGGGCCGCTGCCCCCAGCCCGAAGGGACCCAGCAGGGCCCAGCCCAGGGCCTGGAAGCGCCGAGCGGCCGGAGGTGCCAGGGCCGCTTCATTGGGATTCATGGGCGTGTTGGGCGGGCGGCCCGGGGGCTCCGGGCGCGGGGTGGGggccgggcggggggggggagtgcgCGGCGGGCGCAGATGCCCGGGTGACCGCCGCGCCGCGGTCCCTGCGCCGCCTTTGTGCCGGGGAGGCGCGCGCGGGGACCTAATCCATCAAATTGTCTACAAATTGTGAAGAAAATTCAAAAACCATATGGTCGCCAGCGCTGGCGCGCTCTGGGCTGCGGAGGGCCGCGGCCGTGCCCGCACCGGGAGCCGCGGGGGGCTGGGCCCGGCTATTGTCGCCTGTCAGCGGCCGCCCGGGCCCATTCGTCCCGGCCTTCATGGTCCGCGCTCCGAATTACAGACCCATCCATCCTAAGAGAGGGCGATTTATGTCGCCCGGGAGGAACCGGCCGCACGGCCGCACGGCCGCACGGCTGCCCGGCCGCCTCTGGCCTTCTCTGGTCCCTGTCGCCTCTTCTCTCCGCATCTTCCCGttcccttttcctccttgtcCCCGTCTCTCTGCCGCTTTCTCGGTGTCTGGAAATGGTCCTCTCTGCACCCTGCCTCTCTGCCGCCGCTCACACCCTCGCTCAGCTCTGGGTGTCTATCTAAGCGCCTTTCCCCGCTTCTGGCTGCCTCGTAGCTTCCTCCTTGGACACGCACGTTCCTGACTCAGGCCCCGGGGCCCCAGCGCCTGCCCGAGACCAGATGCGCGGTTCTCACATCAATTTTTCGGAGAAAGGGAGCCCAGCGGCCTGGAGGCGGGACCCAACTCGAGTGACTGCGGCCACTCGCCAGCCCGACAACAAAAGCCCAGAGAGACCCTCTCCCCTCAGTTTAGGAAAGTGAAAGTGgccggacccccccccccccagccgccCAAAGCCGCTGGGAAACCAGGAAGTCCCTGAGACACCTATGGTTTTGCTGCTAGCCAGTTCTGGGCCAGCATTTGGGAAGGTTACTCGAAATGTACTACAACCCCCAGACGCGTTGGGCTTGCATTCTCGAAAGCCCACAAGTGCCATTCAGCATGCCCCAGTTGTCTTCAGCCTTACACTCCTTCCCGGACTCCCAAACCAGGCTGACGCCCTCAGGGCACGACCCAAACTCGGGAGTCTCCAGGCTCCACCCTGATTTTCCACTGAGTGACACCTGCCCGTGTCGAGCAGGTGTCGAGGAAGCACAGGTAGACTACGACGGTCAGCGATGGAACCCAGAACCGCAGGGCAAGCCTTGCCTCACCTTGGCGCCTCCCGTGTACAAACGAGTTTTCTGTCACCATCGGCAAGCCTAGCTTTTTACCCCGACCCGACGAAGCAGGCTTCTCAGTCCATTCGGCAGCTGCTGCGTGCTTAAGGGCCTGGGCAAAAGGCACTTCCTCCCACTGCTTCCTCGTGGTCCCTCACCCTAAGCCTGCCCGGAAACTTTCCCCCAAATCTCCAAGGCAGGCGGGACCCACAAGGGGCATCAGGGACAATCTTAACCTTCGGTCGGCAGCTTTGGGTAAATGCGGCCGGTTCTCGCAATTGCGGTCGCGGCCCGTTCTAGTAAAATGGCAAAGACTTTTATTTATCGGAGAAAGAGGCCTTGGGTACAGtcggagaaagagagggaggggtagGAGCTGGGAAGGGGCATCCGGGACCCACCCGCACCGGGCCACCCTCCTATGGCCAAGTTGAgacgggagagagagagactgacagacagaACCAGAGCTGCAGAGGAGGTGAGGGTGAGCTTGGGTCGCCCTTCTTTCGGTCTCTGTcacatgcaaaaaaagaaaaaaatctaaaaagagtaaaaaataattcTAGGGCTTTGGGTTCTGTTTTCGATGATTGGTCAGATGTCCCCTTGCTTTTTCCCTAAAAGCCAGACTCCAGCAGTCAGTCCGAGAAAATGCAAGAAGGTttggagaaattttaaaaatagcggACATCGGGAGGCAGACACGCCATCGAAAACAGACTTCTCTTGCTGGGGAAAGAAGAGATCGATTTTGAAACTTGCAAGTCAAGGTCGggctgtccccccacccccttctcacgcagggaaaaaaaaaaggcagaaggaaaTCAAAAGTCAACTGTAACAGGCCGAGGGAGTGAGCGAACCGGTGCATTCGCCACATgcagagaaaaaatgaaaacagcttCTAGACCGCAGGAGTTAGTGTTCGCCGCTCTCGAGTCCGCCTCACCGTCAGCCGACCCGGTAGCACCCGGGCTTTGAAAACATCGAAAtctctgagattaaaaaaaaataataatagtaaaataaaataaagaaaaagatcagGCTGCGGTGGGAGGAACCCCTTATATAGGCTTAAATATTTATACAGAAGCCATACAGAATTGCACGGCGGCGGCGAGCGCTTCCGGGGCGGCGGAGGCCGCTTGTGGCGGCCGGCCCCGCCGGCCGGCCCGGATTTATTGCTTCGAGAGGGAAGAGGCGGCTGTCAGGAGCCAAGTCGGGGCCCCGGGAcaagggtggaggcaggagatgcaGAGGAGGTCCCAGCTCCCCTTCGCGGTCCGGTCCGGGGGGCGGCGGGCATGCGGGCGCTGGGGGCCCGGGAGGCAGAAGGTCCAGGGCGCCGCTCAGTCGTCCACGTCGATCTCTTCGTCTTCCTCGTCCTCTGAGCAGTCCTGGCTGCTGGCCCGCTGGTCCGTGAGCGGAGAGGCCGGCGAGAGCTGCAAGGGCCCACCGCCCGGGGCTTGCGGGGCGCCTGGGGGCAGCGCGGGAGAACCGGGCCTAGACTTGGCCctgccgcagccgccgccgccaccgccgcccgaaGCCTCCGAGTTCTGCTCCAGTTCGGCCAGTGCCACGATGTCCATCTGCCCGCTGGGGCCCAGTTTCTTGGCGGACTCCACGTCGGCCTTCATCTCCTCCAGATCCCGCTTGAGCTTGGCGCGCCGATTCTGGAACCAGGTGATGACCTGTGCGTTGGTGAGGCCCAGCTGCTGCGCAATTTGGTCGCGATCTGCCGGGGACAGGTACTTCTGGTACAGAAAGCGTTTCTCCAACTCGTATATCTGGTGGTTGGTGAAGGCCGTGCGTGATTTTCGCCGTTTCTTGGGCGTCTGCCGCTGCCCAAAGATGGTCATCCCATCGCGGCCTGAAAAGAAATGACAGTGTACGCTCGCAACGAGAGAGTGAAGACCCCACCCAGACTCTATCCCATAACTCTCCACCAGACCCAGGCCCATCTCGCTGTTGAGTCTAATCTCTATACCAGAGCAAGCTGGGCCATGGGAAACCTCCTGTCTTTGGTCTCCTGGAAGTCGCTAGGAATAATTGTTTTGGTCTCTGCTCCCTAAGAGTTGGTCTGAAAGACCTAAAGTCTCACAGAGTACAAAAAAGCCAAACAGAGACTCCCCAAATGTGTTgtgaacacagatttttttttaacccctttCCAGTGGCCTGACTCCATCCTACCCAGAAGTTTCCAggaaaagattctctctctgccccACTCCAGGAGTAAAGAGCATCCAAGCCGATGGAAACTCCAAGAAACCCGTCAGACTTTGGGGGAGAGCTTGGGTTCCCCACCTCTCTCAGATCACCCCGACTCAGAGGTCCCTGGGTCCTGTCCCACCTATCTCCACTCCCGTCTCAGCGACAGAAGCTAGGACTGGAGGGACCTGACGGCCGGCCGGcgtgggcagaggcaggggggtaCGAAGTACAGGACACTGAGTGTGGGCGACCGGGCGCAGGGCAAACCTAGGCTGTGCCTACCTTCGGCTGCCTGCAGGACGCTGACCTCCAGCCCCTTAAAGGTCTTGCTGGCGAGCTCCTCCAAGGCGCAGAGCGGCGAGGTCTGCGAGAGCAGAGCGCGGCCCGCCAGGGGCAAGCCGCCCGGCGCGTGCTTGTCGGCGGCGGCCAGCAGGTGCGCCGCCCCACACAGCGAGTAACTTCTCCGCACCGACGGCTTGTTGAGGATGTCCTCGATGCTGAACGGCGTCAGGGGCTTGTTGGAGTTGGCGGGCGGCGGCAGGTGGTCCAGAGGGCTGCGCCGGCGCTCCTCCCCCGGCGCCGCCTTGCCGTCCTCCTTGGAAGTCATCTCGGCCTCGCTTGGGGGCCCGGCCGGGGCGGCTCGGGCCGCGGGGACCCAGCCCGCGGGCAGCTCGGGCGCCGGACGGTGCGAGAGGAAGGCGAGAGGCGGGCGGGAGGCCGCGCCGGGCAGGGCGCGGACCGGCAACGGGCCGATTAGCGCGGCGACCCAGGCAGGCGGAGCGGCGCGGGGCCCCGGGAGGAGAGCGCGGACacgggcgccgccgccgccggggttTCCAGCAAGCCCGGGCCGGAGCCGGGAAGAGCCGCACCGGGCTCCAGTTTCGCCAGCCCCGGTGCTATTTAAAGGTGTCAGGTGGCTCCGCCGCGGCGGCTCCTGGCCCCGGGTCCTGGCGGCGGCAGTTGGAAGAGCCGAGGCGAGGGCGCCGATCCCGGACTGCGAGGGGAGGCGGAGAGACGGGGCAATTGACTATTGCTAACAAGTTAGCCTTGATCGAGGAGTAATCAATTATCTGCAGCggcacttctctttctctctccgcTCTCCcgtcttcctcctctcttctttctctctgttctctctccccctgtcctctctctctctccctccctccctctcttcactcCACTCTGCTCCCCCCGTCCCTCTCCTTCTCTACCTCTCCCTCACCCCTCTCTTtcactctctgtctgtccaatGCAGGCGGCTCTAAGTTGGGAAGCTCATTAATTAGCGGGCCGGGGGTAGGAGGAGCCGGCTGGAATTAGCCTGCCTAATGCGCCTGTCAGTCCGGGCTCTACGCCGTACTCGGCCCGAGATGTTTGTAAATTACATTAGAGGAGCCTTTATTGCTCCCGAACCTGGGGTGACTAAAAAGCCACCGCCCCCACCCCAAACTGAGAGCCGCGCTCCGGGTACACCGGTCTCTCGCCGGCCTGGCCGCGATGGCAGGACCAGCCCGGAGGTCTCGGGCTCTGCAAGCCGCCGCGGTGGTGGAGCTAGAGAAGGGTACCGGGAGCCCCAGGAGCG
The nucleotide sequence above comes from Peromyscus maniculatus bairdii isolate BWxNUB_F1_BW_parent chromosome 1, HU_Pman_BW_mat_3.1, whole genome shotgun sequence. Encoded proteins:
- the Lbx1 gene encoding transcription factor LBX1 yields the protein MTSKEDGKAAPGEERRRSPLDHLPPPANSNKPLTPFSIEDILNKPSVRRSYSLCGAAHLLAAADKHAPGGLPLAGRALLSQTSPLCALEELASKTFKGLEVSVLQAAEGRDGMTIFGQRQTPKKRRKSRTAFTNHQIYELEKRFLYQKYLSPADRDQIAQQLGLTNAQVITWFQNRRAKLKRDLEEMKADVESAKKLGPSGQMDIVALAELEQNSEASGGGGGGGCGRAKSRPGSPALPPGAPQAPGGGPLQLSPASPLTDQRASSQDCSEDEEDEEIDVDD